One region of Caldimonas thermodepolymerans genomic DNA includes:
- the ubiD gene encoding 4-hydroxy-3-polyprenylbenzoate decarboxylase produces MKYRDLRDFVAQLEQQGLLSRVHEPVSTRLEMTALADRVLKAGGPALWFEQPIGYKFPVLANLFGTPQRVALGMGADDVSELRRIGQVLANLKEPEPPRGLKDAGKLLQMAKALWSMKPVQRRSAPCQEVVWEGGDVDLTRLPIQYCWPEDAAPLVTWGLVITRGPQGVARPRRRQNLGIYRQQLIGRRQLIMRWLVHRGGALDFRDFALANPGQPFPVAVALGADPATILGAVTPVPDTLSEYQFAGLLRGGPTEVVASGVGEGELKLQVPASAEIVLEGHIVPAAPGYTGTSEHGVPLKEKGGYLHALEGPYGDHTGYYNEQDWFPVFEVQRITMRQDPVYHSTYTGKPPDEPAVLGVALNEVFVPILQKQFPEIVDFYLPPEGCSYRMAIISIRKSYPGHAKRLMFGLWSFLRQFMYTKFIVVTDDDVNIRDWQDVIWAITTRVDPVRDTTLVENTPIDYLDFASPVSGLGGKMGLDATNKWPGETDREWGRLIRMDVEVERRVDGLFAQLMDDGRGQ; encoded by the coding sequence ATGAAATATCGGGATCTGCGTGACTTCGTGGCGCAGCTGGAGCAACAGGGCCTGCTGAGTCGGGTGCACGAACCAGTCTCCACGCGGCTGGAAATGACAGCGCTCGCTGACCGCGTGCTGAAGGCCGGCGGGCCGGCGCTGTGGTTCGAGCAGCCAATCGGTTACAAATTCCCGGTGCTGGCCAACCTGTTCGGCACGCCGCAGCGGGTGGCGCTGGGCATGGGGGCCGATGACGTCTCCGAACTGCGCCGGATCGGCCAGGTGCTGGCCAACCTCAAGGAACCCGAGCCGCCCCGCGGCCTGAAGGACGCCGGCAAGCTGCTGCAGATGGCCAAGGCGCTGTGGTCCATGAAGCCGGTGCAGCGGCGCAGCGCGCCCTGCCAGGAGGTGGTGTGGGAAGGCGGCGACGTGGACCTCACGCGCCTGCCCATCCAGTACTGCTGGCCGGAGGATGCCGCGCCGCTGGTGACCTGGGGCCTGGTGATCACGCGCGGGCCGCAGGGCGTGGCGCGTCCGCGGCGCCGGCAGAACCTGGGCATCTATCGCCAGCAGCTCATCGGTCGTCGCCAGCTGATCATGCGCTGGCTGGTCCACCGCGGCGGGGCGCTGGACTTCCGCGACTTCGCGCTGGCCAACCCGGGGCAGCCGTTCCCGGTCGCGGTGGCGCTGGGCGCCGATCCGGCCACCATCCTCGGCGCGGTGACGCCGGTGCCGGACACATTGTCCGAATACCAGTTCGCGGGGCTGCTGCGCGGCGGGCCGACCGAGGTGGTGGCCTCGGGCGTCGGCGAGGGCGAGCTCAAGCTGCAGGTGCCGGCCAGCGCCGAGATCGTGCTCGAGGGCCACATCGTGCCGGCTGCGCCGGGCTACACCGGGACCTCGGAACACGGCGTGCCGCTGAAGGAGAAGGGTGGCTACCTGCACGCGCTGGAGGGGCCGTACGGCGACCACACCGGCTACTACAACGAGCAGGACTGGTTCCCGGTGTTCGAGGTGCAGCGCATCACGATGCGCCAGGACCCGGTCTACCACTCGACCTACACCGGCAAGCCGCCCGACGAGCCGGCGGTGCTGGGCGTGGCGCTCAACGAGGTGTTCGTGCCCATCCTGCAGAAGCAGTTCCCGGAGATCGTGGACTTCTACCTGCCGCCCGAGGGCTGCAGCTACCGCATGGCCATCATCAGCATCCGCAAGAGCTACCCCGGTCATGCGAAGCGCCTGATGTTCGGGCTGTGGAGCTTCCTGCGGCAGTTCATGTACACGAAGTTCATCGTCGTGACCGACGACGACGTGAACATCCGCGACTGGCAGGACGTGATCTGGGCCATCACGACGCGGGTCGATCCGGTGCGCGACACCACGCTGGTCGAAAACACGCCGATCGACTACCTCGATTTCGCGTCGCCCGTGTCGGGCCTGGGTGGCAAGATGGGGCTGGATGCGACCAACAAGTGGCCGGGCGAAACGGACCGCGAATGGGGCCGGCTGATCCGCATGGATGTCGAGGTCGAGCGGCGCGTCGACGGCCTGTTCGCGCAGCTGATGGACGATGGCCGCGGGCAATGA
- a CDS encoding lytic transglycosylase domain-containing protein: MTAFDGWRSLQSARDAAINSASVFIKDVGHGLLELSHNGLAFVGFLVLAAAVFAFGKPELRHALEVQALGWLQARHEARVASSPDSFLAHLADPKAITRATAADPSELSQQQAAITLWLSRRYRVAPEPLARLVKEAWHVGEGAGVDPTLILAIMAIESGFNPFAQSPVGAQGLMQVMTRVHNDKYEPFGGTHAAFDPVTNLRVGVKVLRECIARAGSLEGGLRHYVGAANLPDDGGYAAKVLSEQQHLRNVAAGRHVPVMAPHTIRTVQSSPATTAPATPPASAEPADDKLTRSATQQVALAE, encoded by the coding sequence ATGACAGCGTTCGATGGATGGCGCTCCCTGCAGAGCGCACGCGACGCGGCCATCAACTCGGCCTCGGTGTTCATCAAGGACGTCGGCCATGGCCTGCTGGAACTGAGCCACAACGGGCTGGCCTTCGTGGGCTTCCTGGTGCTGGCAGCCGCCGTGTTCGCCTTCGGCAAGCCCGAGCTGCGCCATGCGCTGGAGGTGCAGGCGCTGGGCTGGCTGCAGGCCCGCCACGAAGCGCGCGTGGCGTCCTCGCCCGACAGCTTCCTCGCCCACCTGGCCGACCCGAAGGCGATCACCCGCGCCACCGCGGCGGACCCGTCCGAGCTGTCCCAGCAGCAGGCCGCGATCACCCTGTGGCTGTCGCGCCGCTACCGGGTCGCCCCCGAGCCGCTGGCGCGGCTGGTGAAGGAAGCCTGGCACGTCGGCGAAGGCGCCGGAGTCGACCCGACGCTGATCCTGGCCATCATGGCGATCGAATCCGGCTTCAACCCGTTCGCGCAGAGCCCGGTCGGCGCGCAGGGGCTGATGCAGGTGATGACCCGCGTGCACAACGACAAGTACGAGCCCTTCGGCGGCACCCATGCCGCCTTCGATCCGGTCACCAACCTGCGCGTGGGCGTGAAGGTGCTGCGCGAATGCATCGCGCGCGCCGGCAGCCTGGAAGGCGGCCTGCGCCACTACGTCGGCGCGGCCAACCTGCCGGACGACGGCGGCTATGCCGCCAAGGTGCTGTCCGAGCAACAGCACCTGCGCAACGTGGCGGCCGGCCGCCACGTGCCCGTCATGGCGCCGCACACCATCCGCACCGTGCAGTCCAGTCCGGCCACGACCGCGCCGGCCACACCGCCGGCATCGGCCGAGCCGGCCGACGACAAGCTGACCCGCAGCGCCACGCAACAGGTCGCGCTGGCCGAGTGA